One genomic region from Spirulina subsalsa PCC 9445 encodes:
- a CDS encoding DNA-directed RNA polymerase subunit gamma, which translates to MRNQTEQRFDYVKIGIASPDRIRQWGERTLPNGQIVGEVTKPETINYRTLKPEMDGLFCERIFGPAKDWECHCGKYKRVRHRGIVCERCGVEVTESRVRRHRMGFIKLAAPVTHVWYLKGIPSYLSILLDMPLRDVEQIVYFNAYVVLDPGNATNLQYRQLLSEDQWLEIEEQLYAEDSELEGIEVGIGAEAVQRLLEEVNLEEEAEKLREEITGAKGQKRAKLIKRLRVIDNFIATGSRPEWMVLDVIPVIPPDLRPMVQLDGGRFATSDLNDLYRRVINRNNRLARLQEILAPEIIVRNEKRMLQEAVDALIDNGRRGRTVVGANNRALKSLSDIIEGKQGRFRQNLLGKRVDYSGRSVIVVGPKLKIYQCGLPREMAIELFQPFVIHRLIKNGLVNNIKAAKKLIQRGDTAVWEVLEEVIAGHPVLLNRAPTLHRLGIQAFEPILVEGRAIQLHPLVCPAFNADFDGDQMAVHVPLSLESQAEARLLMLACHNILSPATGKPIVAPSQDMVLGCYYLTAENPAVQTPEKGAGRYFASMDDALRAFEQGQLDIHTFIWLRYNGDVNTVKPDDEVVKEETQSDGSVVKLYRERKVRELPDGGQFQYIRTTPGRIIYNKMIREALIN; encoded by the coding sequence ATGAGAAACCAGACCGAACAGCGTTTTGATTACGTCAAGATTGGCATTGCTTCCCCCGACCGGATTCGCCAGTGGGGAGAGCGCACCCTGCCTAATGGTCAAATCGTAGGAGAAGTGACCAAACCGGAAACCATTAACTACCGCACCCTGAAACCGGAAATGGATGGTCTGTTCTGTGAACGGATTTTTGGGCCGGCCAAGGATTGGGAATGTCACTGCGGGAAATATAAACGGGTGCGCCATCGGGGTATTGTCTGCGAGCGCTGCGGGGTGGAAGTTACAGAATCCCGCGTCCGTCGTCACCGCATGGGCTTTATTAAATTAGCCGCCCCTGTGACCCATGTTTGGTACCTCAAAGGCATCCCCAGCTATTTAAGCATTTTGTTAGATATGCCCCTGCGGGATGTAGAGCAAATTGTTTACTTTAACGCCTATGTGGTCTTAGACCCCGGCAATGCCACAAACCTACAATATCGCCAGTTGTTGAGCGAGGACCAATGGCTAGAAATTGAAGAACAACTCTATGCCGAAGATTCGGAATTAGAAGGCATTGAGGTAGGTATTGGGGCCGAGGCAGTTCAGCGCTTACTCGAAGAGGTGAACTTAGAAGAAGAGGCGGAAAAACTGCGGGAAGAAATCACCGGAGCCAAAGGGCAAAAACGCGCCAAATTAATTAAACGGCTACGGGTGATTGATAACTTTATTGCTACAGGTTCCCGGCCGGAGTGGATGGTGTTGGATGTGATTCCCGTGATTCCCCCGGATTTACGCCCCATGGTGCAGTTAGATGGGGGGCGTTTTGCTACCTCTGACTTAAACGACCTCTACCGTCGGGTAATTAACCGCAATAACCGATTAGCCCGTTTACAAGAGATTCTCGCGCCGGAAATCATTGTGCGCAACGAAAAACGGATGTTACAAGAAGCCGTTGATGCCCTGATTGATAACGGACGACGAGGCCGGACAGTGGTGGGGGCGAATAACCGAGCGCTCAAGTCTTTGTCCGACATTATCGAAGGGAAACAAGGGCGTTTCCGCCAAAACTTGTTAGGGAAACGGGTAGACTATTCGGGACGGTCTGTGATTGTGGTGGGGCCGAAACTGAAGATTTATCAGTGCGGATTGCCTCGGGAAATGGCCATTGAGTTGTTCCAGCCTTTTGTGATTCACCGCTTGATTAAGAATGGGTTGGTGAATAATATCAAGGCGGCCAAAAAGCTGATTCAACGGGGCGATACGGCGGTTTGGGAAGTGTTGGAGGAAGTGATTGCCGGACACCCGGTTCTCCTTAACCGTGCGCCCACGCTGCACCGTTTAGGGATTCAAGCCTTTGAACCGATTTTAGTAGAAGGGCGAGCGATTCAACTCCATCCTTTAGTGTGTCCGGCGTTTAACGCGGACTTTGACGGCGACCAAATGGCGGTTCACGTTCCCCTGTCTTTGGAGTCTCAGGCGGAGGCTCGTTTGTTGATGTTGGCTTGTCACAATATCTTATCTCCGGCGACGGGGAAACCCATTGTGGCTCCGTCTCAGGATATGGTGTTGGGGTGTTATTACCTAACGGCGGAAAATCCGGCGGTACAAACTCCTGAGAAGGGAGCAGGGCGTTATTTTGCCTCTATGGATGATGCGCTACGAGCTTTTGAACAGGGACAGTTAGATATTCATACCTTTATTTGGCTACGTTACAACGGCGATGTAAACACCGTGAAACCTGATGATGAAGTGGTCAAGGAGGAAACCCAAAGTGATGGCAGTGTGGTCAAGCTCTATCGAGAACGCAAGGTGCGGGAGTTACCGGATGGCGGTCAGTTCCAATATATTCGCACCACTCCGGGTCGGATTATTTACAACAAAATGATTCGGGAGGCTTTGATTAATTAG
- the rpoB gene encoding DNA-directed RNA polymerase subunit beta, producing MTNPTHNLLPDLIEIQRSSFRWFLETGLIEELNSFSPITDYTGKLELHFIGEKYKLHAPKYDVDEAKRRDASYAVQMYVPTRLINKETGEIKEQEVFIGDLPLMTERGTFIINGAERVIVNQIVRSPGVYYKSETDKNGRRTYSASLIPNRGAWLKFETDKNDLVWVRIDKTRKLSSQVLLKAIGLGDNEILDALRHPDYYHKTLEKEGNPSEDDALMELYKKLRPGEPPTVSGGRQLLDSRFFDNKRYDLGKVGRYKLNRKLRLNVPDSTRVLTPTDILAAIDYLINLEFDVGNVDDIDHLGNRRVRSVGELLQNQVRVGLNRLERIIRERMTVSEADSLTPASLVNPKPLVAAIKEFFGSSQLSQFMDQTNPLAELTHKRRISALGPGGLTRERAGFAVRDIHPSHYGRICPVETPEGPNAGLIGSLATFARVNDYGFIETPYRRAQNGRVCLDEPVVYLTADEEDDRQVAPGDVATDENGYILGDEIPVRYRQEFSTTTPDQVDYVAISPMQIVSVATSLIPFLEHDDANRALMGSNMQRQAVPLLKPERPLVGTGLEAQAARDSGMVVVSRHQGIVSYVDAERVKITVDPTPPPGTPLGEGEAPPHPEPTAPQVVEYELQKYQRSNQDTCLNQRPLIFPGEPVVPGQVLADGSASEGGEIALGQNILLAYMPWEGYNYEDAILISERLVMDDVYTSIHIEKYEIEARQTKLGPEEITREIPNVGEDALRHLDERGIIRIGAWVESGDILVGKVTPKGESDQPPEEKLLRAIFGEKARDVRDNSLRVPNGEKGRVVDVRVFTREQGDELPPGANMVVRVYVAQKRKIQVGDKMAGRHGNKGIISRILPMEDMPYLPDGRPVDIVLNPLGVPSRMNVGQVFECLLGWAGENLGARFKITPFDEMYGEEASRLTVHGKLEEASRKAGRDWVFDPENPGKIQVYDGRTGEPFDRPVTVGIAYMLKLVHLVDDKIHARSTGPYSLVTQQPLGGKAQQGGQRFGEMEVWALEAYGAAYTLQELLTVKSDDMQGRNEALNAIVKGKPIPRPGTPESFKVLMRELQSLGLDIAVHKVETAKNGDSQDVEVDLMADVERRRTPNRPTYESLTSEDLQEDEV from the coding sequence ATGACCAACCCCACCCATAACCTACTGCCGGATCTGATTGAAATTCAACGATCTAGCTTTCGCTGGTTTTTGGAAACCGGACTCATTGAAGAACTCAATAGTTTCTCCCCCATCACCGACTACACCGGGAAACTAGAACTGCACTTTATCGGCGAAAAATACAAACTCCACGCCCCCAAATACGACGTAGACGAAGCCAAACGGCGCGATGCCAGCTACGCCGTCCAGATGTACGTTCCCACCCGTTTAATCAACAAAGAAACCGGAGAAATCAAAGAACAGGAAGTCTTTATCGGCGACCTGCCCCTGATGACCGAACGGGGAACCTTCATCATCAACGGGGCCGAACGAGTCATCGTCAACCAAATCGTGCGATCGCCCGGAGTTTACTACAAATCCGAAACCGACAAAAACGGTCGCCGCACCTACTCCGCCTCCCTCATCCCCAACCGAGGCGCTTGGCTCAAATTTGAAACCGACAAAAACGACCTCGTGTGGGTGCGCATCGACAAAACCCGGAAACTTTCATCCCAAGTCCTGCTTAAAGCCATCGGACTTGGCGACAACGAAATCCTCGACGCCCTGCGTCACCCCGACTACTACCACAAAACCCTCGAAAAAGAAGGCAACCCCAGCGAAGACGACGCCCTGATGGAACTCTACAAAAAACTCCGTCCCGGCGAACCCCCCACCGTAAGCGGCGGCCGTCAACTGCTAGACTCCCGCTTCTTCGACAACAAACGCTACGACCTCGGCAAAGTCGGGCGCTACAAACTCAACCGCAAACTGCGGCTCAACGTCCCCGACAGCACCCGCGTCCTCACCCCCACCGACATCCTCGCCGCCATCGACTACCTGATTAACCTAGAATTCGACGTCGGCAACGTAGACGACATCGACCACCTCGGCAACCGTCGCGTCCGTTCCGTCGGGGAACTCCTACAAAACCAAGTCCGCGTCGGCCTCAACCGTCTAGAACGCATCATCCGGGAACGGATGACCGTCTCCGAAGCCGACTCCCTCACCCCTGCCTCCCTCGTCAACCCCAAACCCCTCGTCGCGGCGATTAAAGAATTCTTTGGCTCCTCCCAACTGTCCCAGTTCATGGACCAAACCAACCCCCTCGCCGAACTCACCCACAAACGCCGGATTAGCGCCCTTGGCCCCGGCGGGTTAACCCGAGAACGGGCAGGCTTCGCCGTGCGAGACATTCACCCCTCCCACTACGGCCGCATTTGCCCCGTAGAAACCCCCGAAGGCCCCAACGCCGGACTAATTGGCTCCCTCGCCACCTTCGCCCGCGTCAACGACTACGGCTTCATAGAAACCCCCTATCGGCGCGCCCAAAACGGACGAGTCTGTTTAGATGAACCCGTCGTTTACCTCACCGCCGACGAAGAAGACGACCGCCAAGTAGCCCCCGGCGACGTAGCCACCGACGAAAACGGCTACATCCTTGGGGATGAAATTCCCGTGCGGTATCGGCAGGAATTCTCCACCACCACCCCCGACCAAGTGGACTATGTAGCCATCTCCCCCATGCAGATTGTCTCCGTAGCCACCTCCCTGATTCCCTTCCTCGAACACGACGACGCCAACCGCGCCCTCATGGGGTCTAATATGCAGCGTCAAGCCGTTCCCCTCCTCAAACCAGAGCGCCCCCTCGTCGGCACCGGCCTAGAAGCCCAAGCCGCCCGAGACTCCGGCATGGTGGTTGTATCTCGTCATCAAGGCATAGTGAGTTACGTCGATGCCGAACGAGTAAAAATCACCGTAGACCCCACCCCACCCCCCGGCACCCCCCTGGGCGAAGGAGAAGCCCCCCCCCATCCAGAACCAACCGCCCCCCAAGTAGTCGAATACGAACTACAAAAGTATCAACGCTCCAACCAAGACACCTGCTTAAACCAGCGACCCCTCATCTTCCCCGGAGAACCCGTCGTCCCCGGTCAAGTCCTCGCCGACGGTTCCGCCAGTGAAGGGGGAGAAATCGCCCTCGGTCAAAACATCCTCCTCGCCTATATGCCTTGGGAAGGCTACAACTATGAAGATGCCATCCTCATTAGTGAGCGGCTCGTCATGGATGATGTCTACACCAGCATTCACATTGAAAAATACGAAATCGAAGCCCGCCAGACCAAACTCGGCCCCGAAGAAATCACCCGAGAAATCCCCAACGTCGGGGAAGATGCCCTACGACACCTCGACGAACGGGGAATTATTCGCATTGGGGCTTGGGTCGAATCCGGCGACATCCTCGTAGGGAAAGTTACCCCCAAAGGCGAGTCCGACCAACCCCCCGAAGAAAAACTGCTGCGCGCCATCTTCGGAGAAAAAGCCCGAGACGTGCGGGACAACTCCCTGCGCGTCCCCAACGGAGAAAAAGGCCGCGTCGTTGATGTGCGCGTCTTCACCCGGGAACAAGGCGACGAACTCCCCCCCGGTGCCAACATGGTCGTCCGGGTCTACGTCGCCCAAAAACGCAAAATCCAAGTCGGCGACAAAATGGCCGGTCGTCACGGCAACAAAGGGATTATTTCCCGCATCCTGCCCATGGAAGATATGCCCTACCTGCCCGACGGTCGCCCCGTGGATATTGTCCTGAACCCCTTGGGCGTACCCTCCCGGATGAACGTGGGACAAGTCTTTGAATGTCTCCTCGGTTGGGCCGGTGAAAACTTAGGCGCACGCTTTAAAATCACCCCCTTCGATGAAATGTATGGGGAAGAAGCCTCCCGCCTCACCGTTCACGGCAAACTAGAAGAAGCCAGCCGGAAAGCCGGACGTGATTGGGTCTTTGACCCCGAAAACCCCGGCAAAATCCAAGTTTACGACGGACGCACCGGGGAACCCTTCGACCGTCCCGTAACCGTAGGTATTGCCTATATGTTGAAACTGGTTCACCTCGTAGACGATAAAATTCACGCCCGTTCTACCGGCCCCTACTCCCTCGTTACCCAGCAACCTCTGGGGGGCAAAGCCCAACAAGGGGGACAACGGTTCGGGGAAATGGAAGTGTGGGCGCTGGAAGCTTACGGCGCGGCCTACACCCTACAAGAACTGCTTACCGTTAAGTCCGATGATATGCAGGGACGGAACGAAGCCCTCAACGCCATTGTCAAAGGGAAACCCATTCCCCGGCCGGGAACTCCTGAATCCTTCAAGGTGTTAATGCGGGAACTCCAGTCCTTGGGGTTAGATATTGCCGTTCACAAAGTCGAAACCGCTAAAAATGGAGATAGCCAAGATGTGGAAGTAGACCTCATGGCCGACGTTGAACGGCGACGCACCCCCAACCGTCCCACCTATGAATCTTTGACCAGCGAAGATTTGCAAGAGGACGAAGTGTGA